gaaagcatAAAGAGGGATTATGTTGAGATGTTTGGATATTTATAGGCTAGAGATGTGATTTTtcgagaagtaggaataaacggttgatattttcttatcgagaagtcatatgaattagaaaactcatgtcgagatgttactatcctgactcttatcgagaactagatagtggCTTATCGAGATGTAAGTtaaatacccagtttatcctAATTTGACTGAATTATTCTAATTTATGTTGAATAAATCAACATAATATTAGAATTAATTTTATGTCAAAAGTAtttaactaaaataatttattgaattaaattatctcagttctgagttatttatacttgtagagaactccataAATATACATGTCGAAATTTCTACAATACTTATCATAAAGTCATAATGAGGCTTGTTGAGAAGTTcatcgagaagtcatgaaaaagacttatcgagaactctgtcgagaagtctcaaagtgacttgtcgagaagtcatttggatttattgagaactcagttctctacatacttttgatcttttcatttatgtcttatattaatttcacatattaaaaatgtGGATTAACAATTAGacagtttttatcagaatttaaaaattccaagttaaattttaaatatttagaaataagtatacagagatttctgaaatatttataaatcatatttcagttaatttctaattaaatcaaattaattttgattatcaaaatttgatctgcgacaacatattagctgagttcttgcctttaggatgaagaatttaacataccaatttcatctacaagtctagtgaaagtttctccatccaaaggtttagtaaaaatgtcagctaattatttttctgttggaacaaaaataagctcaatggtatcatttgcagcatgttctctaataaaatggtaccttacatcaatgtgcttagttctagaatgattaagtGGATTAGTAACAATAGATATGGCAcaagtattgtcacacataattagaattttatgtaacactaggccatagtccattaattgacttctaatccaaagcacttgagcacaacaacttccagcaccaatgtattcagcttcagttgtggaagttgacacatattgttattttttactataccaggatacaagtctttgaccaagaaattgacagtttccacttgtactcttcctgtctatccTGAATCTAGCAAAATTCTGCATCTGagtatccaacagcttcaaatccagttcccttaggatagCACAATCCCAATTTTGGtgttcccttcaagtatctgaaaatcctctttacagccatcaaatgtgattctttggAATTTGCTTGAAATTTAGCACCGAGACATGTTGTAAatatgatatctggtctactagtagttaaGTACAACAcagatccaatcattcctctataccTGAAATGTCTATACTTTTTtatttcttatcttcatccaacttagtagctgtagacatatgtgttgatacaggtgagcagtcaaccattccaatttttttcaataaatctttgacatacttggtttgagTGATGAAAATTCCAGCACTTCTTtggctaacttgaaggccaaggaagtaattTAATTCtaccatcatgctcatctcatactcactctgcatgaatcttgaaaatctttgacacaacttttcatttgtagaaccaaaaatgatatcatccaaaTAAATTTAAACTAGGATAATATCACCACCATGCTGTTTGTAAaatagagttttgtcaattgtgcctctttTGAATCCATGTTTGAGTAAGAATTCTGACAATGTGGCATACTATGCTCTAGGTGCTTTCTTCAATCCATAAAGGGCCTTTAACAATTTGTAAACAAAGtcaggaaattttggatcttcaaagccagatGGATGTTGCACATAGACATCTTCTTTCAATTCACCATtaaagaatgcactcttcacatccatttgatacaccttgaaatttgaatgtgcagcaaatgtaagaaagattcttattacttcaagtcttgcaaactggagcaaaatttttatcataatcaattcattcttcttgtgaatagcctttggcaactagtcttgctttgtttctcgtcataattccattttcatccattttgtaCTCACTTTATTCCAATGATGCTTTtgttctttggtgcatgaactaattcccaaactttattcctctcaaattgatttagctcttcttgcatggcacttatccaatcaggatcaagtagagctttctcagtttttttaggctcaatttatgaaagaaagcatgcatgcaaacattcatttgcagttgcactcctagtcctcacttaagcatttggatcaccaattatgGAATCacttgtgtgactcctatcctaTTTTCTGGTATGATCTTGTTGACTAGAGTTGCCTGTATTTTCTTTATTATTGGCATAACTTGCAGACCTGTAATCTCTTTTTCCCaatgagtttgtgccatcaaattcaggtgagcTTCTACTTTGAGAAGAATCCTCATTTCCATGGTTCACTTGTTCATTTATTTCCTCCTCCATTCTGTTGACCATGCTGATCTCATCGTCATCTTCAAAATCACTGTCAATGTtcagattttcaaattttaaggcttcagcttcattttcatcaaggcatgccaagcctagacacttgtcatcatcaaggTCATATCAGTGCTTTTCATAATTCTCTTTTTctcaagcacataaactctgtaggtagttctttccaatgaatatcccagaaaaatagcttcaaaaactttagagtcaaattttccaacatattcagagttgtctttgagcacaaagcatttgcttccaaacacattCAGATGTTTCACATTAGGCTTTCTTTTTGATAAAATTGAGTATGGTGATTTGCCAATATTTTTGTTAAttagatatctattttgagtatcgcatgcagtgttgacagcttcttcccaaaaactagcTGGCAAATTAGCATATTGCagcattattcttgcagcttcaactagagttctatttttcctttcaaccacaccattttgctgaggtgttcttgcagctgagaactcttgaacaatgcctttgtcttcgcagaattcacttaaagctgcattcctgaattctgtgtcattatcacttctcaatcttttaaCATAATTTTGATCCTCAACCTACTTCTCAactttctttatgtgttcaataatgatgtgtggagtttcatctgttgaatgcataaattccacccaagtgtatcttgagtagtcatccaccatcaccggtgcatatttctttcttgagatagataagacattaactggtccaaacatgTCCATGTGGATAAGatgcaatggtgcacttattgAATTTAAAGTCTTGCTCTTGTGACTAGACCTCTTCATTTTTCTTATatgacaagcctcacaaacttcatcttgagcaaattttaaatttggcatgtctctcactaattcctttttcaccaaggtattaaTTGCTTTATAATTTATGTGAGAAAGTTTCTTGTGCCGCAACTTGCTTTTCTCAATGGATTCCTTGGTGTAGAAATGATAAATTCCATCCTTGTTTGCTGAATTTAGATCTGCAACAAATaggcttcctttccttgctccttttagagcaacttcaccagttttttTGCTAGTGATTGAGCAGTCTTCTTTGTCAAATATCACCTTGAACCCTTTGTCTGTAAATTGGCTGACAtttagaagatttacttcaagaccagcaactagtgctaaatcttcaatgacaatattcccagaaatcaaattgtcatatccatttttgaatcctttattgttgtctccaaaagtcaccaataggccaaccatctcctcaaattgtgataacggggctttatcacctgtcatatgcccgGAACATCcattgtcaatgatccatatgaccttacTCTTCTTTTCTTGCACACAATGAgaattaagtgtgtttagctacccaagcagtgttgggtactttcttctttttcacaGAAGTTGCAGAAGTAGAGTTGAGATTTCAAAAAGAACATCATTCATTATTTGATTAGCATTATCCTTTTTGACTATAGATCCAAGATTTACTTCCTTAAGATCTTTTCTCAATATATGACAGTTTGTCATAACCTTCATATTGTAAGGAATGCAATCAATCTTTTtacagaatgaatagggatcttcagccaatgcctcattgtatttgcatgctcctacTTTTGGCTCACTAATAGCCTTtatacaaaggtgagttaggtaaTTTGTTGAGCCACACTTTTGACATTGCTTacttggagcatctgcaatataggcatagttgttgctcttgtttacACCTAATTTTCCAATtctgttctttttctttttcccagcATTCTCAGTTTTGACTTCCTTGGTTGGTATCTTTGCAGTTTGGTTTACTATGAGCTTCTTTTCATTTTCAGCCAGTAGGAGTGGTTTCTGCATTgttcttctcattatctttatctgcaatttcttgcttgatgaccaacttaACTTCACTGAAATCAACCTCACAAGCTTTAAACATAGGTGCATTAACTTTCTTTAGCATCACAGGAACATCATGGTTCACTACTTCTTTCCCTTTATAGCTTCACCTTTCTTGTGAGAATTCAATgcctcatagtccaaaccaatagctatgttagcacatgatttatttttctcatgatattgtccaaccaactgagataTATTCTTATACGACTTCAGCTTCAAATCATTCTTCTCCAATTTTTCTCTCAACACTGGCTCCACTTCACTAGCACACTTAAGTTTGTTCTTAAGATATttattttcttgcttgactgtctcaagaccaacaagctgcagttccaaTTCCTGTTTTTCTATCTTAAGCTTCTCATTAATTTTTGAtagcctactcacttcctcagtagttGCCATCAttcttgtgtggatatgaaacatctctacactcatcttttcaaccgTTTCTTTATATTGACTTGCATTTAAATCAATTATAGTTAGAGTTGGTCCCTCTGATTTAGATACAAATGATTCTTATTTCTCTAGAGTCATGAGAGCATAATTCCCAAATTCTTCATTTTCATCATCTTCATatgtatcatcccaactcttgccttcTACAATGTAAGCCTTTCCCTGTTGCTTTCTcaaagagcttcatactttgcttccaattccaagtaagctttatctttcttcaccttctttggctttCTACAATAAGTAGCAAGGTGACCTAACTCATCATAATTATAACACCTTACCTTTGATATGTCAACAGTTCCTGTTCTGTAGCCAACTTTGCTAGCTGAGTTGAACTGTGTTTTTCCtttccaattgttgttgttgtaGGATGTCTGACCCTTGCTCTTGAAAAACTTTGGCTTCTTAACCCTTATGTTGGAGATTTTTCTTGCAATATAAGCCATTGACTGGTCCatctcatccagttcatcaagggtgtagaattcatcctcttttatttccagtatgacttgcttcTGTGGCTCCTTATTCTTTGGCTCAACAGTTTGAACAACTGGAGGTTGAGCTTCTAGTTCATCATCATATGACTTAAAGTCTTTGGAAACTAAGGCACTGGTTCCATCAACAACATGTCATTGACCAACTCTCATTGTAACATTTCCAGCTCATAAATCTACAAGATTCCATACAAGACTTCCAGTgtcattctgcttaaatctcttTCTTCTCTAATAGtagaaattttctgttccaaatggtcaagAAGAGTGAACAAGAATTTCAGAttgacctcttcagcttcatagtatttgtcatgaagctgcaagtcatttatcagcttattaaacatctcaaaaacatcagttatacttttcttaggtttagccataaaaccctcatatttTGACACCAAAATCCTTCTTTGGTTAGATCTAACTTCTTCTATTTCCTCAAATAGTATTTCAATTTTCTCCCAAATCTGTTTAGCAGgatcacagttgataatgttgttgtacattataTTGTCAAGAGATTCAATTAATATGAGTTGAAAACTGCTATCTAGTGCAACATTTTCCTTTTCAGGCTCTGTGTAGGTTAAGGGATCTTTGGGTGCATAATgtgctggtatgaccatgtctccatctgtggcTTATGAAACCCTTTTcataggaatgaaaggtccatttttgagaatctgaatgtagatggggttggccatctttataaacaacataattttatttttccaaaGTGTGTAGTTGATCTTGTCAAAGATAGGTATCTTGATATTGCTTAATTTctgagcactcattcttccaagatctttatatgttttttttcatattttgctctgataccactttttagatattgaatgcaaagaAATGTAACACAtgagggtgaatgtgttttttaaATTTTACTTAGCTTTTAGAACAATTTGGATTATTGGTGGACAAAGCATCTAAGATATGTAGAGATATTATGTTTAACAGAATCACACAAAACACAATATTttaaaaactcacttaattgcattaattaagtttgtcttgctacaaaacTGTGTTCTTAGGAAAATAAGgactcaacttctatcttgagagaatacaaggtTTTCTAACTCTGTTTGTTACATATAAACTAAGGACCTGTGCATGCTTTATAGATTAGCGACACGAGTTTACAAAACTtacactaaaatgtactaaaccaatttctaaagcaaccttgtctatttccttttctgcTACTAGCATatatgtgcagaatcttgcatATCTGTGACTATtctttgtccagtgaatcttggtcattgatcttgtattcttcaaactacttttgtagacttttcaattcAATGAATAAATTGTTTGTTCACTGATAATCTTGAATTTGTCTGTATTCTAAATTTGAGATAGTATATCGAGATCCACTTTTGTTCTGTAGaaaagtgacatatcgataagtataatgacttatcgatatctcgagTTCTCGATATGTGTAAATAACTTACCGAGGTCTCTAGTTCTCGACATGTTGAACAACTTGTCGACATCTCTATTTCTCGATataagcttttgacttgtcgacatttTTGAGTTCTTTACATGCAGAAacgacttgtcgatatctttgagatctccACATACACATTttgccttgtcgatatctctgagatctctatataagGTATTGACTTGCCCacatctccagttctctacatttcatttgacttgtcgatatctgagatctctacatgcagaaatgacttgtcgatatctcttgggacttctttacaagtcattttggacttcttgaCTGACTTTTTgtttgtcgatatcttgacttagaacatttttcatagaacaacattattcaattCCAATCTTTTGCATCTTTTCTATGAGacatgatcatgacttgatcttttTCCAGAATTTATTTCTTAGCTTAAAACTGTTCATAAAAAAATCCCCCTATATAACAAATAAAATAGATTATGTTAATTCAactattataaataaatttaataaattttctcCTGCCCCTTAAAATATTTGTTCTGCAGAGCTATAATTTTTGTACacgaaatatttttaaaaagccATAACAAAGATGTTTATTCTCCTTTATTTTCTTTTGTTACGGTCCAACATACAACTCTAGAACACAGTTAGTGAGTCTTTCCTTGTCCGTAAACCCAAGAGCCAAGATTCTCGGTTCTCCTCTGCATCTGCATCACAAATATACATACACATTTCTATCTCTATTAACTTCATAATGTACATATAGCTTTCACTACCATACTCAttgttctctctctctctctcaacaCTCCATAAATATCTCTCCTCTCCCAAACACACATTTTACTAAACTCCCCATTCATCTTTTTCCTCCTCTGCTACTGTTTGTTTATATGCACACAAACAGTGCATTGTCAAGTGAAGAAAACACTAGTAGTATAATGTGAATGTTGTTAAAGTCTGAAATGGATCCTCCTATAATTAATGAAACTTGTTTCTCTGCTGCAAATCCTTCTTCTTACAGCTTAGCTGAGATTTGGTCTTTTCCTATCAATGTCAATGAAGCTGGGAGCACTGTTGGAGGCTTAGGCCTTCGAATCAGTGGCTTCGGTGATTCCACTAATCATGATCTTGAAGAGTCTACTGTTACGGATCACAGCGCTACTCGCGGCCCTCGTAGTAACAACCTAACTGATGATAATTATGAGGTGAGTTAATCTTCTAAAACATTTCGTTTCTTCGTCAACAAATTTACcagttttttttttttaatttatcaGAAAAAATTAACAGTTTTTAATTTATCTTTTGCTGTGTAtgtcaatttttaaaaattaggATTAAGTAGATATTAAGCTTGCTTGAGGTTGAACAAGGTTAAGTAGGCCCGTAATTTTATACTAGAAAACGTTGTTAACTCTTTAAAATTATGTAAGGTCAACCTCCGGCTCCACTAAGTAACTGTTACAACGATTTCTAGTATAAATTTACAAAATTGGAACTTAAATTGCATACTTCAATTACAAGTATATCCCAGTAATTTTATGCTATTTAAACTCGTTTTGTTTTTAAGCTCCTTATTATCAGGTTCAGACTCTTTAGCCATTATATTCATCATAGTTTTGCGAAAGTTTCTTGTTATGTAAATGATTTATTGCCAGAATGTTTCGAATGGTAAGCGGCAAAAAGTGTTGGGATCTAATGAGGAGCAGGTCTCCAAGGTTGAAGTTGAAGCAAGTTCGGGTTCTGGTAACAAGTCTACTGAGCAGGTCAAGGACTACATCCATGTGAGAGCAAGAAGGGGCCAAGCTACTGATAGCCATAGTTTAGCTGAGAGAGTAACTATCCGCTTGTTCATTGGTTGTTATCAGGTTTGGcatttttctttttctgtttctagTTGCTGATTAAGCCTGTTTAATTGTTAGGCAAGGAGGGAGAAGATAAGTGAGAGGATGAAGATTCTACAAGATATAGTGCCCGGATGTAACAAGGTTTGTGCCTTGACTCTCTACTGCTCCCTGCTTCTATAAGCTTGCTTTAAAATCAATTTACCATTCATTGTACTTAATATATATACTGTCATTTGAGAAGGTTATTGGAAAGGCACTTGTTCTTGATGAGATTATCAATTACATTCAGTCGCTTCAACGTCAGGTTGAGGTAATAGCTTATTCTGGAATTCTTCGTGCCTATCCCCAATGCTATTGTCAATTTATAGGCTCCATAATATCTGAATGTGTTTCTTTTCAAAATGGATTTTCTAGTTCTTGTCGATGAAGCTTGAAGCAGTCACTTcaaggatggaaccaactatGGAAGGAATTTCTTCAAAAAATGTAAGTTTTATATTGATAAGTTAATTTTATTTTTGTCTTAATTTTATGTTGTTTCTGATTTGTATTGGATTTTTGATATATGAGTTTTTGTTATGTAACTTGTTTAATTCCTTACCAAGTCAACAATAATCGAATTAGCAAAAAAAAGGTTGACAAAAACTTAGGACGGAATAAACTAGGTGAACGCATTTCCATAgatattttgaagaaaaaaatgCTTGTATGTGGTAGTAATTTTCAATTACAGAAGATCTTCTTTTTTTGTTAACGTCGAACTTATAGGAAATTAACCATGATATCAGGGGTGGAAGATATTAGGCAAAAATCAGTATTCAACTTGgagaaagaaaaatcaagaaaaaggTAAAAGTAGGAGTATAATTACTACCAAACTCAAAGTTACACAAAAAAAAAGTGAAATTTTTTCATACTTAATAGCTGGTTAAACTTGAAGAACAAGTTCGAGGACTAGACCACCACAAAACCCTGTGAGCATCCAGGCTAGTTAATGCAGGTTATAGTGCTTGTAGGACAAAACAGAAAAAGATAGAAAACGAAGCCTGTTTGTCTGCCTTTTTATGTAGCATCTCTGACAGTGAGATGATTAAACATACATTGCTTGGTGGGAGCATTATGATAATTAAATTTTACATCTGTTTTCCCTGTAAACTTTAAACAATTATGGTTAAGAGGTTTTTAATGTTTTTTAAATATGTTATTATACATGTAGAAAAATTTATAGTAGTAGTCAAGTCTAGTTCCAGAATTTTAAGTTCTTGGAGTAGAACCATATGTCAGCTGTGAACTGAGGTTTCTACAAAAAAATGTCAAAAGTTTAACTGTGATCAGTGATTTCTTTTGAAAAAAGTACTATGAAAAAATTTGTGGTGCATCCTGAGGATGAGACAAGCAGAAACTGCTAAAGTAATGGTCCACACTTTTATCACATGGCACCCTTTCTGCTTTTCTATAGTTTTGGGCATCTGCTGACATGTACTGCCCTCTAGTCCTTTCAAATTTTACTCTTTCTGGTCTTGCCTTTTGGTACACTTTGCCTGGTATGAGCTTTACTTTGATTAGTTTCATTGACATCAATGATAACTGTTGTAGAATAGTTGTGATCCATAATGTGACTATACTCCTCATCATATTGTTAGTTTACTATAATCTTCGGCCTCACTTCATTCATGGACTGTGGCTCTTTTTCATTTGTTGTTGATGTATTTAAACAATTGGAAGTTGCTTAATAAGTCAATTAATTAAGTAGTTTCGCTTTGCAAGACAATGAGTGTATTATAGTGTTGTTTGCACCCTGTTTACTGATGTCAAACCTGGGAGTAGGAAAGATCATCATGGATTATTGTGTTAGTCTCTCAAGTTCTGTCGTAAAATAATTTGAAGCAATAAAAAACTGCACTTTAAATTAAGTTCTAAAAGCACCGATATTTTGATTCCCAGTATTCCAATTGTTTCAAATTGGATATTTTGATTCCCAGTATTCCAATTATTTCCTGCCTTCCAGGAAATATTCAACATGGCTACAGATGTTTTCCGTGCATACGATTGTATTAATGGATCACAGCTTCTGTAAACTGAGAATACATCTGATCTTTGAATTGGACTTTAATACTCTGTCACCCTATTTTTATCTTTTAAGTGTCCCAGTGTTAATTGATAACAATGAAGCATTGTGTCAAGTATTTCTGCAGTTTTCCTAATGTAGTTTCTGATAAGATGATATTTCAGCTTGGATTGCCTACATATGATGCTACTGGGATAATGTTCGAGTCACAACCACAAAGAGAATATGCTCAAGGATCGGAATCTGACTGGCTACATATGCAGGTTGGCAACAGCTTCAATAGAGTGGCATGATACCCTTTGCCCTGATGAATTGTTATATTGTCCATATCATGTATCATTAGTTTACTTGTTTAATGCAAAAATGTATTTCTTAGATACTCTTGCAAATATATTAATAAACGTCATATGTGTAATCAGAATATGAAATGTACTGTAAGAAACTGCAGTTAAGTTGGCACATCTCTCGTTAAGCTTGTAAACTCGTAGTGCTTCAGAGTACTGGAATGCAGTGAACTGAGTATTGTACGTGTATTAAAAATGTTGCTATGAGATATACTCTGCTGCATATTTCACTGTTTTTAAGTATAACCCTTTCATAGTATTAGTATGTATTATCTACCATCCAACTATCCAAGTGAGGGGTAAGAACAAAAACTTTCTAATGCAAGAACAGTACATACATATAAGAGTTTGCTTCTACTTTCGCTCCTTCACAAGCTCCACTAACTAATGGATTACAAACACATGAAAGCAATACAACCGGAACTAGTGAACAGAGGCTTTGCATGAATGTCTTATCAGAAAAATAAACGAGTGAGACCATGAGAGGATTCCAAACATGACAGAAAGTCATGGTAGATTCTATAGCGTGAACTGTGACCATATATACAACATGGTAAGGTATAGCCCTACTGAACTTGGGCATTGTTAAGGGTAAGATGCGTAAACTGACCCTCCACCACCATGTCACAATCTCCATCCTTCCAGAATCCAGATCTGTTGTCCCAACTCCATCCAGATCTGTCAAATGCCAGTCCTgcaaagggaaagaaaaaaaattgCAAACAAAAACAGTTTAACTTTTAA
This sequence is a window from Apium graveolens cultivar Ventura chromosome 9, ASM990537v1, whole genome shotgun sequence. Protein-coding genes within it:
- the LOC141686835 gene encoding transcription factor bHLH79-like isoform X3, which gives rise to MLLKSEMDPPIINETCFSAANPSSYSLAEIWSFPINVNEAGSTVGGLGLRISGFGDSTNHDLEESTVTDHSATRGPRSNNLTDDNYENVSNGKRQKVLGSNEEQVSKVEVEASSGSGNKSTEQVKDYIHVRARRGQATDSHSLAERARREKISERMKILQDIVPGCNKVIGKALVLDEIINYIQSLQRQVEFLSMKLEAVTSRMEPTMEGISSKNGWKILGKNQYSTWRKKNQEKAWIAYI
- the LOC141686835 gene encoding transcription factor bHLH79-like isoform X2 encodes the protein MLLKSEMDPPIINETCFSAANPSSYSLAEIWSFPINVNEAGSTVGGLGLRISGFGDSTNHDLEESTVTDHSATRGPRSNNLTDDNYENVSNGKRQKVLGSNEEQVSKVEVEASSGSGNKSTEQVKDYIHVRARRGQATDSHSLAERARREKISERMKILQDIVPGCNKVIGKALVLDEIINYIQSLQRQVEFLSMKLEAVTSRMEPTMEGISSKNLGLPTYDATGIMFESQPQREYAQGSESDWLHMQVGNSFNRVA
- the LOC141686835 gene encoding transcription factor bHLH79-like isoform X1; protein product: MLLKSEMDPPIINETCFSAANPSSYSLAEIWSFPINVNEAGSTVGGLGLRISGFGDSTNHDLEESTVTDHSATRGPRSNNLTDDNYENVSNGKRQKVLGSNEEQVSKVEVEASSGSGNKSTEQVKDYIHVRARRGQATDSHSLAERARREKISERMKILQDIVPGCNKVIGKALVLDEIINYIQSLQRQVEFLSMKLEAVTSRMEPTMEGISSKNMIFQLGLPTYDATGIMFESQPQREYAQGSESDWLHMQVGNSFNRVA